The following proteins are co-located in the Acanthochromis polyacanthus isolate Apoly-LR-REF ecotype Palm Island chromosome 7, KAUST_Apoly_ChrSc, whole genome shotgun sequence genome:
- the gltpa gene encoding glycolipid transfer protein — MALLMEHQFRQLPADRQVETRPFLEAVSYLPPFFDCLGSTIFAPIKADISGNITKIKAVYDTNPGRFKTLQQIVEAEKEMHGGEWPKVGATLALMWLKRGLRFIQVFLQSLVDGEKDESNPNLIRVNVTKAYEIALKRYHGWLVQQLFKAALFAAPYKSDFLRALSKGRDVKEEECLEKIRKFLINFTATVDAIYDMYSKMNADLEYTV; from the exons ATGGCTCTGCTAATGGAGCACCAGTTCAGACAGCTGCCAGCTGACAGACAGGTGGAAACAAGACCTTTTCTGGAGGCTGTGTCATACCTTCCACCCTTCTTTG ATTGCCTCGGCTCCACTATTTTTGCACCAATCAAGGCTGACATATCTGGTAACATCACA AAAATCAAGGCGGTTTATGACACCAACCCTGGACGGTTCAAGACTCTCCAGCAGATTGTGGAGGCAGAGAAGGAAATGCATGGAGGAGAATGGCCTAAAGTTGGAGCAACGTTGGCACTTATGTGGCTAAAAAG GGGTCTGAGATTTATCCAAGTCTTCCTTCAGAGTCTGGTAGACGGTGAAAAGGATGAAAGCAACCCAAACCTCATTCGAGTCAATGTCACCAAAGCCTATGAAATAGCCCTCAAAAGGTATCACGGCTGGTTGGTGCAACAGCTCTTCAAG GCAGCTCTTTTTGCTGCTCCATATAAGTCCGATTTCCTGAGGGCCCTCTCCAAGGGTCGGGATGTCAAGGAAGAAGAATGCCTTGAAAAAATCCGAAAATTCCTCATCAACTTCACCGCCACTGTGGATGCTATTTATGACATGTACAGTAAGATGAACGCTGATCTTGAGTATACAGTGTGA